One Segatella copri genomic window, AACCCATTGTCGGCAAAGTATTTGATGATTCGCTCTACCGGCATGGAATAGATGTATCGCATCTGCAGGAGTCCTGCTGCAAAGGAAGGTGAATAGGAAGAATTCAACAACAGAGCCGGCGGAGTTTTCCCCGGATACATGATACATCCATCAGTATAAGTGTTGATGTGATACACGGTCTTGATGAATTTGATGGGTTCCATGCTGTAACGTATACAGGTACGAGTCCCGAAGAGACGCAACGTCTTCAAAAGCTCTGCATCCATGACTGGATCTATCGTAACATGCACCTCTTTCATCTCGTAATGCATGTCACGCTTGGCACCATTGTTTTTGCGTGCCTTTCTCTTTTCGGCCTGCTCTGTTTTCTTCTTGTCAAATTCCTCCTGGGTCATCGAGGCTTGTGGATTCTTTTCCTGACGTTCGGACTTCTTGCCTGAAACGAGCTTGCCGAGTGCCTTGTTCTGACGATTCGCTTTGTCAATGGCGATTCCTTTCTGGACGAGTAGTTCTTCTAATGACTTTATACGTTCAATGGAGGGTGTGTCATAAGTCTGTGACGCACCCCTTTTTATTTTTTGCCTTTTCACAGATACGAAATCTTTAAAAAACATTTTTATTTACAACAAAGCCCAAACTTTCACAAGCTCGGGCTTTGCCTTTCCGCAAAAGATTTGTATTTTTGCAGAAAACTTCTTAAAGTATGGCAAAGATACAAATAAAATCTGAAACTCGGCACGAATTGAGCTTTTTTCCTAACTCTTTCGATGATTATGTGCCAAAAGACAGCAAAGTTCGTATGGTGGATCGTATTGTTCGCAGTATGGACATCAACCCTCTCATGGATACCTATGATGGGATTGGTGCTCCTCCTTACAGTCCGAAGATGCTTCTAAGTTTAGTTGTTTTTGCCTATATCAATGGCGTTTATTCCTGTCGTGGCATAGCGGACGCACTTAAATACGATGTTCGCTATATGTGGATTTGTGGAGGTAAGCAATTATCTTTCGCAACAATCAACCGCTTTAGATCCAATCATATGATTAAATGCATCGACTTTTATTTTGATGCAGTCGTCTCCATATTGGCTGAAAAGGGCGTGATTAGTCTGGAGGAACAATATGTTGATGGTACTAAGATAGAGTCGAAAGCAAACAAGTACACGTTTGTATGGAAGAAGACTGTGGAAAAGAACAGAGCTAAGCTCTTGGAAAAGACCTCTGCTGCATTGGCTCAGATAAAAGAACAAATTCGCCTGAATGGCGGGAGTGACATTAGGGAAGAAGACAGCGAGCCAGCCACTTTCGCCAAGGATGTAGAGAGAAGTGCACGTTTGTGTGAGAGGCAAGTGAAGAACCTTCCTAAGGCAAAGCTTACAGGAAGAGAGAAGCAAAAGCTAAATACTCAGATAGATCACTTGTTCAAAGCCTCGGACAAACTGTGCGAGTATGAAAAATCACTGGATATACTGGGCGAGAGAAACAGTTACTCCAAGACTGATCCCGATGCGACCTTCATGCGCCTCAAGGAAGATGCCATGAACAATGGGCAGACAAAGCCTGCCTATAACCTTCAAATTGCGACAGAGAATCAATATTGGACGAATTTCGCCCTTTATCCCAATCCAACAGACACCCTGACCTTCAAGCCTTTTTTGGATAAGTACAAGAAAAGATATGGAAAGCAATCCAAGAGCGTCACCGCAGACTCAGGGTATGGCTCGGAGGAGAACTACGAGTACCTAGAGATGGAAGAGATGATGGGTTATGTAAAGTACAACTGGTTTCACAAGGAACAGCATAAGCCTTTCAAGGAGGATGCCTTCAACCAAGCGAACTTCTACTACAACAGGGATGATGACTATTATGTCTGCCCCATGGGACAACACATGGAACCTTGTGGACAACGGCAAACGAAAAGTGACTCCGGCTATGTGTCTGTCATTACATTATATAGAGCACAACGATGTGATGGATGTCCGCTTGGAAGTCTCTGCAAGAAATCCAAAGGCAACAGAACCATATATGTCAACCATAAACTGAATGCATATAAAAAGGAAGCCTTCCTGCTACTAACGTCTCAAGAGGGCTTGAAACACAGAAGCCAGCGACCGATAGAGCCGGAAGCTGTATTTGGGCAGATGAAGGCAGATATGCATTATAAGCGATTCAGGCATTTTGGAATGGACAAGGTTTACATGGATCTAGGATTGTTCGGAATGGGATTCAATTTGAAGAAATATTTGGGTATAAAACGATAAAACTCAATTTTGTTTTTTTTATCGTCAGGGATAACTATGCCCTTTTGTGAGCTTTGGGGCTGTTTTGTTATCGATAAAACAAGAAAAGTAAAGTTTCTATACAATATAATAAGATTCCCTTTGTGAAGAAAGACTACGATTCAACTAGAAGATACAGAAACACACAAAAAAAAGGGTGTGTCACAGACTTATGACACACCCTCCACTGTAGTATTAGCTTGCTGAAGTTGTTCGTTGGCAAGCTGAAGTTGTTCCTTCAAAAGTACTATAATTTCGTCCTTTGTCATAGTGCAAAGATACGAAAAAATATCGAGATATGCAAGGATTTTCAGATATTTATTTTTACTATCTTGCTGATATACAACCTATTAAACGCAACCTTACACACCTACAGATTAAGCCGTTTTCGATATCTCATACTTTTCAGGCAAATTCCGCTCATGATGGCAGATAGCGTCTTGTAAGGCATTTTGCATTGTTTGCTTTGGGGATCAAAGAATGGTAATTCAAAGGTTCCTCGCTCCAGTCGCTTCTGATACAGCAGGAAACCATCGCCATCCCATTTGATTCCTAAGACATAGCCAAATTTTTGAGCAATTTTTTGTGTTAATAAATATAAAAGAGGCGTTTTGAAGCATACAGGCACTAAAATATCGGTAGCAGAAATGGTCAAAAATGATTTTTCTGTTACAAATCAACACGGAACTCGTTCTTTTAATAGCGTGTGGCTAGATTCCTAATTAGTTATCCGTGTTTGTGTCTTTACAAGACTCTAAATGGCAGTAGCACAGACTGCTATAGTTCACTTGTTTCGGACTTATGATATTGCAAGTTTTTCATTGCTGCTCTTTGAATCCAACGGTTCCCATTTTCTGTTCTGCTTACCTATGGCGAACATTCTGAGAACAAGTTTGAACTTAACGGCATTCAATGCCTTGCGTTTAGTGTCTGAATCTTGCTTACCTCCTAATTTACGGTTATAAAATGATTGTAACTCTGCATCATATTGTACAGCAACTGTGGCCGCCATGGATAGATCCGCTTTCGCCTGACCATCACAGCGTGCTGAAGGTCGGGGACGCCATCTCACACTGGTGCCTGAAGTGTGGGAGTGCGGTGCCACGCCGACATAACTGGCATATTGCCTTGCTGTTTCAAATGCGGTAAAGTTTCGGGTAATGACAATGACATTTATGGCATTGACGAAGCCGACTCCTGGTATTGTCAGAAGATTCTTGTAAGTAGCCAAAAGGCTATCGTCTGTAGCCAGCAACTTCTGCTCTTCCAACTCGATGTTATCAATGTCACGGCTGAATTTCTTGATGTAGCCATCATATAACTGGGCATCTTCCTTTGTGGTGCACAGCTGTCTTCTGTTCATGAAGCATGTACGCTGTTCCACCAGGAACTTACGCTCATTCATCAGTGCCTTGAGTCTCTGCATGGTCTTGTCAGGCATTTTATAAGGCTTGACACATTCGGTACCATTATAGCGATAGAGAAAGTCTGCAATCTTGGCAGAGTCAATCTTGTCGCTCTTGTCCTTGGGTTCCATGGGATAATGCTTTACCACATGGGTGGAGAGCATGCAGAACTGATAGTTCCTGGCATTAAGAAACTTCTCCAGTTCCATGGAATAGCTGCCGGTGAACTCCATTCCAAAGAGACAGTTCGAGAGAACCACATGATTCTTCTTGAGCCATGTGCACATTTCGCCAAATCCCTTGCGGGAATTGTTGAATACATCGTGAGAAAAGTCCTTAATTGGGGCTTCTTCACAGAAAATTGATACGTCAATGACATTTTTTGAGATGTCGATGCCGATAAATGATTTATTTTTCATACCTTTGTACCGCATTTTGCAGGAAGGAGCTCTCTATGTCAGGGTAAGCCACATCTTTTAAAAGCTTCCACGGCTAATTCCCTAAACGGCACTTGACCTGGCATTTCAGGCTGGGGAGACTAGATCAGGGAAAGGTCTTTGTCTAAGACAAAATAGTTCACTACCCCCGTCCGGAGTTCCTTCCATTTCAGATGCTCCGGCAAAGGTAGTGAAAAAAACGCAGACAAAAGACTTAGTCGGGAAATAGTTATGCTCTAAGAAGTGCGATAGTTCACTTTTGCTGCATTTTAGTTCTTATATGCATCTGTCTCCACATATGGTGTTCCACGCTTTATCACGGCAAACATACGAAGGACTAGCTTGAACTTGATGGCATTGAGTACGATGCCACCGCATTTTTCCTTTCTCTTGCGTATCCAATAGTCTCTTATTGAAGGATTGTTCCTTATGGCGGAAAGGACAGCTATGGATAAGTCTGCCTTGGCTTCAGAAAAGCCTTTCTTGGAAACACCCGTTTTCTTTCTTACTGAGGTACCAGATTCCTTTTTAAAAGGGGCTATTCCTATGTAACAGGCATATTTGCGAGGATTGCTGATTGCAGTGAAATTTTCCGTCAATACAATGGTTTCCAACGCTATGATGCGACCAATGCCAGGAATGGAGGTCAGCAGATTGTAATTCTTTCTGATGCTTGTATCTTCATTCATGTAGCTGTCAATCTCCTTGTCTATTGCTTTCTGGTTTTCCTGCATGTTCTTCAGCAGGAGTTTCTTGCGTTCAACGGATAAGTCTGTGTCGTATGCGCAGATATCATGAAGCTGTTGCTTGTAAAGAACAGACTGTTTGGTGTTCTGCTTACGCTCAGCCAGCAATCTCTTCAACTTGAAATAGACAGATGAAGGAAGTTTGGAGGGATTGCGAAGAATCTTCTTGTGGTTCTGCTCACAATAGATTGCTATTCTGAAAGCATCCAGTTCATCAGTCTTGATACGGTCTAGAGAGCGCTGGTCATCATCCAAGTCTGGCTCGAAGCGATGCATTTTGCGAGGTTCCACCATACCATAGATATATTCTTTGGATTCCAGCCATAATCTGAAGTTTTGATTATAAAGTCCAGTATATTCCATACAGAACAAAAAGGTAGCAAAGTCTTTTCCTACCTTTGCAACCCAGGAGCCAATCTTTTTGAATCCAGCATCATCATTGCTCACCTGAATATGGGCATTCTTCCAATCGATGGCTTCACCATCATAATAAGCAAGGTCGAGAGTCTTCTTGGAGACATCTACGCCAAAATACAGTTCTTTATCCATATTATTAACATTTTAATATTAAATGGATACAAGAAAACATTTGGCTTGGCGAAGGACTGAGTCAAATGATAGTGATATTCTAGAGCATTTTATAGTTCACCTTAACACCCGTTAACCAATTCGTTTAAACTTGTTTCCGAGTGCAAAGGTAAAAGAGCATTTTTACCTGCTGGCGGTTCTTTGAGAAGAAGATGAAGACGGCACCACCGAGTGGCGGCAGCTCCATCTCCGTCCTCACAATCTGGTACAGGCCATTTATGCCCATGTTCATTCGGACATATCGCTGGCAGACGTAATACTGGGTATTTTCGTTTAGTCCAAACATAGCATATCCTCCTTTTCATAAAGTTTCATCAGATGCATGACAGATTTGGCGCTACCTTTCTTGATGGTGACTATCGTTCCATTTGGGAAGGTTAGGGTTATGCCAAAAAGATAGTTCTCTGGACAGACGGGTTCGGATGGCATTTCCATGGGAAGGAACATCATCCCAGTGTCCTTGGCTATTGCCTCGGAACATTCCTTACGGGCTTCGGCCTGAAGCAGACGAATCTGCTGTTTGGCTAACCTAACAGAATAACCTTTCTCTGACATCCATCTATGCATCGAGCGATGGTTTACATGCCGTTCCTTTAAAAAAGGAATCAAACTGGCTTTTGGATTATGATTCAAATGAATCTGGAAGGCATTCCATGCCCTCTCATAACGTTCTGTTGCTCTCATAATTTCATTGCTTTTAAAATTATGGTGCAAAGGTAAGAACTTTTACGATAAAGGGCAAGGTATAAACGCGGAGCCGCTTACGAAGATTCGGCTGCAAAGTTAACAAAAAGTTTCGAGAAAATACTCATCGAGGTGATAGATAATTTTGTTCATGGTAATACCAAGAAAGATAAATTTCACCCAAATGGGGAGGTATGGCTCGCATGTTGAGCAAACCTACCGCAACGCATTCGGCTTAAAAAAGTCGAAAAGCATTGACTGGCTCAAACTTAATGTCTCACTTGCCAAGCGCTTCTTTGGTAAACAGGGAAGATGGGCTATTGCCATTGATCCCAGTTACATCAGCAAAGCTGGCAAGAAGACTCCACATATCGGTCGTTTTTGGTCGGGATGTGCACAGTCTGTTAAACATGGTCTCGAAATCATGGGTATTGGACTCATTACCTCAGTTCGGGATAAGAAATAGTGCCTAAAAAAGTTGGTAATCTCCGATATTTTTTGTATCTTTGTAGTTGAAATCCAATTAGTTACAAACATAAAAAGATATCATTATGGAGATTACCAAGGACAAAGTTACAGAATTATTTTGTATTATTGATGAATTTTACAAAGTTTTTGATGCTGAAAATGCAGGAAAATTGCTTTTGGGTGAAGATGGAGTAAAGCGCAGACGACGTAAAGCCTCTTTATCTGATAGTGAAATCATGACGATTTTGCTGTATTTCCATTTCGGCTCGTTCCGAAACTTCAAGCATTATTACCTATTCTTTATTAGAGGAACTTTGAAGTCATATTTTCCAAATGCGGTGTCTTATAACCGTTTTGTAGAACTTGAAAGTCGCGTATTCTTCCCTCTCATGTTCTTCCTGAATCTCCGTGCTTTTGGCAGATGTACAGGTATAACCTTTGTTGATTCAACCATAATACCAATATGCCACAATCTCAGGCGTTATGCCAACAGAGTGTTCAAAGGCATTGCCACAAACGGAAAGGGAACAATGGGATGGTGTCATGGGTTCAAGCTACATCTGGCTTGTAATGATAGAGGTGAGATAATTGCTTTTGTTCTCACTGGTGCAAACGTTAGCGACAAAGATCCAACGGTATTCGATGTGTTGGCTAAACGTCTGTATGGTAAGCTGTTTGCAGATAAAGGCTATATCTCACAAAAACTCTTCGATTCGCTTTTTGAGGAAGGCATCCAGTTGGTAACAGGACTGAGAGTGAACATGAAGAACAAACTAATGCCGTTCTATGACAAGATGATGCTACGCAAAAGATACATCATTGAAACGATTAATGACCTGTTGAAAAATACGGCTCAGATAGTACATTCACGTCACAGGTCTGTTGCGAATTTCATCATAAATATTATTTCTGCATTAGAGGCATACTGTTTCTTTGACAACAAGCCCAAGGCACTTACTGGATACGTTATCGAAGATACGAAACAGCTTAGTCTTTTCTAACATTGCATATTTTACATGAGGATTTTGTCTCAGCAACCATCCAAGATATATAGATGGTTGCCAAGCCTCTGTGTCCCTTATATAAAAACATTATAAAGCATTTAGATAGAGCTCGTTATCCCGAACTGAGGTACTCATTGATATTGTTGCCAAAGACTGCCTGATGTTAAGAGCACACCAGTCGCTAAGTAATAAAGAACTGAGTCTTAGAAACAAGACTATGGTAGATTTCTATATCGGCGTCATTAAGCGTTACCGCAATGAACTTCTCAAACTCTCAACCCTCATAGTTGCAGATGCTTACTTCTCTACAAGTACATTTGTTAATGGGATAAAGAAAGAAGGGTTCTCTTTGATAAGCCGCTTTCGTGACAATGCTTGTCTCTTTTATGTCTATGCTGGTCCACGTACTGGAAAACGTGGTCGCCCCAAGACCAAGGATGGCAAGATTGATATGAAGAATCTTGACCTCACTCGAATGGAGAAGATGGAGATGAAAGATATAGAAGGAACAGCTTATACTTTGATTGCCTATTCCAAGGCACTCAAGTGTAAAGTTAGACTTGTCATCTGGCAGATGCCGAATGGCAAGAAGAAACTATTCTTCTCTACAGACACCTCACTTTCGGGTGAAGAGGTACTTCTTTATTATAGAACCAGGTTCCAGATCGAATTTTGCTTTCGTGACGCCAAAGGCTATACTGGTCTTATGGACTGCCAGGCTCGCGATAAGTGGAAACTCGATTTTGCTTTCAATGCTTCGTTCACATCACTAAATGTTGCCAAGGTAACTATGAAGGGGATGGGAATGGAATATTCTATGTCTTCATTCAAGTCCCTGATGACCAACATTTATCTGGTGAAACGAATTTTTAAAGCAAGTGGGTACACCCCGAACCGAACTTTAATTAGCAAGATTTTCAAAGATCTCTCGTGCTTACAGCGTATAGCTGCTTAGCACATTATTGGATTATTAACGAACTATTGCTTTTTCCATCTATCACATAATAGCAAAGACAACTTCTCCCCTCTCTTCATTTTCACACTACTAAAAAGGAAAAAGGGCATTTTTCTGCGATTTAAGACGTTGTTGCAATTTTACCGAGGAAAGTTTCATTGCAAATCATCCAAGAGCCTGGTCTCCCATACAAATCAAGAAAAAGAAGGCTTTCTCTTGATTTGCCCCCCTGTACCTATCTCTTCTCATATCACCAAACTTGTCTTAGGATTCTACAAGGCCATGAAGGCATTTATTCCTTATAATTTTGTCGCAGCAAACTCAAGAATGCCTATATGGAGTACAGAGGAAAAGGTCCAGAACCAATACTACAGGAGAAGGAGAGATAAAAAATCTGTTAATTGCCACAAATCCCATATCTTTATAATTTTGTCGCAACAAAGCACCTAAGATTTATAATTATGTCGCAGATGGGTTTATATTTTTGTCGCATCATCTTATAATTATGTCGCAGGTAGCTAAAGGGAGATATTATAAATCAGTTAGTTACAGATACTGAAAAGAATAAGCCAAAAAAAGAGATTTAAAAAAGAGCAGACTGGCAAGAAGACTTATAGTGGTGTTTCTTCTTCCGTTATGATGAAGAAAGAGGAAACTTCCAGCTTCATGGGGAGAAAGTTTTTGAAAGCCAAGCCATATAAAGAAAGAACAGACTTTTTTGCGCGTTAATAAATGTATCTTTATGTTAGATGATGTTATTATATGGACATAAATTAATCATCCTCATTCTAATGGTGCGACAT contains:
- a CDS encoding IS110 family transposase, with product MDKELYFGVDVSKKTLDLAYYDGEAIDWKNAHIQVSNDDAGFKKIGSWVAKVGKDFATFLFCMEYTGLYNQNFRLWLESKEYIYGMVEPRKMHRFEPDLDDDQRSLDRIKTDELDAFRIAIYCEQNHKKILRNPSKLPSSVYFKLKRLLAERKQNTKQSVLYKQQLHDICAYDTDLSVERKKLLLKNMQENQKAIDKEIDSYMNEDTSIRKNYNLLTSIPGIGRIIALETIVLTENFTAISNPRKYACYIGIAPFKKESGTSVRKKTGVSKKGFSEAKADLSIAVLSAIRNNPSIRDYWIRKRKEKCGGIVLNAIKFKLVLRMFAVIKRGTPYVETDAYKN
- a CDS encoding IS1182 family transposase, whose product is MAKIQIKSETRHELSFFPNSFDDYVPKDSKVRMVDRIVRSMDINPLMDTYDGIGAPPYSPKMLLSLVVFAYINGVYSCRGIADALKYDVRYMWICGGKQLSFATINRFRSNHMIKCIDFYFDAVVSILAEKGVISLEEQYVDGTKIESKANKYTFVWKKTVEKNRAKLLEKTSAALAQIKEQIRLNGGSDIREEDSEPATFAKDVERSARLCERQVKNLPKAKLTGREKQKLNTQIDHLFKASDKLCEYEKSLDILGERNSYSKTDPDATFMRLKEDAMNNGQTKPAYNLQIATENQYWTNFALYPNPTDTLTFKPFLDKYKKRYGKQSKSVTADSGYGSEENYEYLEMEEMMGYVKYNWFHKEQHKPFKEDAFNQANFYYNRDDDYYVCPMGQHMEPCGQRQTKSDSGYVSVITLYRAQRCDGCPLGSLCKKSKGNRTIYVNHKLNAYKKEAFLLLTSQEGLKHRSQRPIEPEAVFGQMKADMHYKRFRHFGMDKVYMDLGLFGMGFNLKKYLGIKR
- a CDS encoding transposase, whose protein sequence is MLRAHQSLSNKELSLRNKTMVDFYIGVIKRYRNELLKLSTLIVADAYFSTSTFVNGIKKEGFSLISRFRDNACLFYVYAGPRTGKRGRPKTKDGKIDMKNLDLTRMEKMEMKDIEGTAYTLIAYSKALKCKVRLVIWQMPNGKKKLFFSTDTSLSGEEVLLYYRTRFQIEFCFRDAKGYTGLMDCQARDKWKLDFAFNASFTSLNVAKVTMKGMGMEYSMSSFKSLMTNIYLVKRIFKASGYTPNRTLISKIFKDLSCLQRIAA
- a CDS encoding IS982 family transposase — encoded protein: MEITKDKVTELFCIIDEFYKVFDAENAGKLLLGEDGVKRRRRKASLSDSEIMTILLYFHFGSFRNFKHYYLFFIRGTLKSYFPNAVSYNRFVELESRVFFPLMFFLNLRAFGRCTGITFVDSTIIPICHNLRRYANRVFKGIATNGKGTMGWCHGFKLHLACNDRGEIIAFVLTGANVSDKDPTVFDVLAKRLYGKLFADKGYISQKLFDSLFEEGIQLVTGLRVNMKNKLMPFYDKMMLRKRYIIETINDLLKNTAQIVHSRHRSVANFIINIISALEAYCFFDNKPKALTGYVIEDTKQLSLF
- the tnpB gene encoding IS66 family insertion sequence element accessory protein TnpB, with the translated sequence MFGLNENTQYYVCQRYVRMNMGINGLYQIVRTEMELPPLGGAVFIFFSKNRQQVKMLFYLCTRKQV
- a CDS encoding IS110 family transposase codes for the protein MKNKSFIGIDISKNVIDVSIFCEEAPIKDFSHDVFNNSRKGFGEMCTWLKKNHVVLSNCLFGMEFTGSYSMELEKFLNARNYQFCMLSTHVVKHYPMEPKDKSDKIDSAKIADFLYRYNGTECVKPYKMPDKTMQRLKALMNERKFLVEQRTCFMNRRQLCTTKEDAQLYDGYIKKFSRDIDNIELEEQKLLATDDSLLATYKNLLTIPGVGFVNAINVIVITRNFTAFETARQYASYVGVAPHSHTSGTSVRWRPRPSARCDGQAKADLSMAATVAVQYDAELQSFYNRKLGGKQDSDTKRKALNAVKFKLVLRMFAIGKQNRKWEPLDSKSSNEKLAIS
- the tnpB gene encoding IS66 family insertion sequence element accessory protein TnpB, whose translation is MPVCFKTPLLYLLTQKIAQKFGYVLGIKWDGDGFLLYQKRLERGTFELPFFDPQSKQCKMPYKTLSAIMSGICLKSMRYRKRLNL